The following proteins come from a genomic window of Aminivibrio pyruvatiphilus:
- the trpC gene encoding indole-3-glycerol phosphate synthase TrpC, with translation MILDRILKQKLEETAEMTRPSSRMSDALRRGGLSVIGEIKRASPSRGVINGTVDPLKQLRLYEQGGADAVSILTDHSFFGGSADDFRSLRPRTALPLLRKDFILTEVQVYESLFLGADALLLIAAALERKRFGELLSLAYSLGMEVIAEVHTDEELRSILDTEAEIIGINNRNLDDFTVDIRTTERLMEICRQRERAGSRIIVSESGVRTEADADFLADTGVDAVLVGEALMRSGDPSGLIRAFRKKRSVRAA, from the coding sequence ATGATTCTGGACCGCATACTGAAGCAGAAGCTCGAGGAAACGGCGGAGATGACGAGGCCGTCAAGCCGGATGTCCGACGCCCTCCGGCGCGGCGGACTCTCGGTCATCGGCGAGATCAAGCGGGCCTCCCCCAGCAGAGGGGTCATCAACGGGACGGTGGACCCCCTGAAGCAGCTCCGGCTCTACGAGCAGGGGGGGGCCGACGCCGTCTCCATCCTCACCGACCACTCCTTCTTCGGGGGCAGCGCCGACGATTTCCGGTCCCTCCGGCCCCGGACGGCCCTTCCTCTCCTCAGGAAGGACTTCATCCTCACTGAGGTGCAGGTCTACGAAAGCCTCTTCCTCGGCGCCGACGCCCTGCTCCTCATCGCCGCCGCCCTGGAGAGAAAGCGGTTCGGGGAACTCCTGTCCCTGGCCTATTCCCTGGGGATGGAGGTCATCGCGGAAGTCCACACCGACGAGGAACTCCGGTCCATCCTGGACACGGAAGCGGAGATCATCGGCATCAACAACAGGAATCTCGACGACTTCACCGTGGACATCCGCACCACGGAGCGCCTCATGGAAATCTGCCGGCAGCGGGAGCGGGCCGGGAGCCGGATCATCGTCTCCGAAAGCGGCGTGCGCACCGAAGCGGACGCCGACTTCCTGGCCGACACCGGGGTGGACGCCGTCCTGGTGGGGGAGGCCCTCATGAGATCGGGCGACCCGTCCGGACTCATCCGGGCCTTCCGGAAAAAAAGGAGCGTCCGGGCGGCATGA
- the trpD gene encoding anthranilate phosphoribosyltransferase, whose translation MFAPYLSRVMEKHRLGNAEMEEAMEMVMEGTVPPVQVAAFLAALRARGETPAEIGGAARVLLRKARTVPVRPGLLVDNCGTGGDCAGSFNISTAAAFVAAGGGIPMAKHGNRSVSSKCGSADVAEALGAALPSSPERAAACLDGAGLVLLFAPHFHPVMGNVAEIRKSLGVRTLFNILGPLVNPAPLTHQVMGVFDAALLSLAAEVLRSLGRQGMVISGHGGFDELSLGGPNRVVFFSAEGIREESVSPADGGLPLRGNEDLAGGSAPENAALIEDVLAGKRGAPRDAVVFNAAAVFLAAGRAKSWKEGTALAAESIDSGRAASVLEKVRAFAEPVRRSA comes from the coding sequence ATGTTCGCACCGTATCTTTCACGGGTAATGGAAAAACACCGCCTCGGGAACGCTGAAATGGAGGAGGCCATGGAGATGGTCATGGAGGGGACCGTGCCTCCCGTCCAGGTGGCGGCTTTCCTGGCCGCCCTCCGGGCCCGGGGCGAGACCCCGGCCGAGATCGGGGGAGCGGCGCGGGTGCTCCTGCGGAAAGCCAGGACCGTCCCCGTCCGGCCCGGGCTCCTGGTGGACAACTGCGGCACCGGGGGAGACTGCGCAGGGTCCTTCAACATCTCCACCGCGGCGGCCTTCGTGGCCGCCGGAGGAGGAATCCCCATGGCAAAGCACGGCAACCGGTCCGTTTCCAGCAAGTGCGGCAGCGCCGACGTGGCCGAGGCCCTGGGAGCGGCCCTTCCCTCCTCCCCGGAGCGGGCGGCGGCGTGCCTCGACGGGGCGGGACTGGTCCTCCTCTTCGCCCCCCACTTCCACCCCGTGATGGGGAACGTGGCGGAGATCCGGAAAAGCCTCGGCGTGAGGACTCTGTTCAACATCCTCGGGCCCCTGGTCAACCCTGCCCCCCTCACCCACCAGGTCATGGGTGTCTTCGACGCCGCTCTCCTTTCCCTGGCCGCCGAAGTTCTCCGGTCCCTGGGGCGGCAGGGCATGGTGATCTCCGGCCACGGCGGCTTCGACGAGCTGTCCCTCGGCGGGCCGAACCGGGTTGTCTTCTTCTCCGCCGAAGGCATTCGGGAGGAGTCGGTCTCCCCCGCCGACGGGGGACTGCCCCTGCGGGGGAACGAAGACCTCGCCGGAGGGTCCGCCCCGGAAAACGCCGCCCTCATCGAGGACGTGCTGGCCGGAAAACGGGGAGCCCCCAGGGACGCCGTGGTTTTCAACGCCGCGGCGGTCTTTCTTGCCGCCGGGCGGGCGAAAAGCTGGAAGGAAGGAACCGCCCTCGCGGCGGAGAGCATCGACTCCGGCAGGGCGGCATCGGTGCTGGAGAAGGTCAGGGCCTTTGCGGAACCGGTCCGCCGGTCCGCCTGA
- a CDS encoding pyridoxal phosphate-dependent decarboxylase family protein, with translation MLRETVERAIRWLEDLPSRRVGAWASAEEIRKALGGTLNEEGMAPSDVVAAFSEGAASGLTGSPGPRYFGFVTGGALPASLAADWLASAWDQNAVLAVSSPAASAAEEIVSEWIIDLLGLPPESSAGFVTGCQMANFTCLAAARHEVLRRSGHDVEKDGLQGAPRVTVIAGEEAHATLLVALRMLGFGTGNVLSVPADGQGRMIPEKAEDALRAASGPVILCLQAGNVNTGAFDPCARIIPAARAKGAWVHVDGAFGLWGRMLPSLKTHTDGVELADSWATDAHKWLNVPYDSGIAVVRHSAAHRASMALNAPYYIAGEGEVRDPSQWVPESSRRARGFPLYCGLKSLGRKGVREMVERNCRQARLMALLLSEDPMVTILNDVVLNQVLVRFSCPGSDSDAFTRTVTAQVQEEGTCWAGGSVWKGMAAMRISVSNWFTSDDDIFRSAEAIRSVLGKAARSGR, from the coding sequence ATGCTGCGGGAAACTGTGGAGAGGGCGATCCGCTGGCTTGAAGACCTTCCGTCCAGAAGGGTCGGGGCATGGGCTTCCGCGGAGGAGATCAGGAAGGCCCTCGGCGGAACGCTGAACGAAGAGGGAATGGCCCCTTCGGACGTGGTGGCCGCCTTTTCGGAAGGCGCAGCCTCCGGCCTCACCGGTTCGCCGGGACCCCGGTATTTCGGCTTCGTCACCGGGGGAGCCCTTCCGGCGAGCCTCGCCGCCGACTGGCTTGCCTCCGCCTGGGACCAGAACGCCGTCCTCGCCGTCTCCTCTCCGGCTGCAAGCGCGGCGGAGGAGATCGTCTCGGAATGGATCATCGACCTCCTCGGCCTTCCGCCGGAATCCTCGGCCGGCTTCGTCACGGGGTGCCAGATGGCCAACTTCACCTGCCTGGCCGCCGCGCGGCACGAGGTCCTCAGACGCTCCGGCCATGACGTGGAGAAGGACGGCCTCCAGGGAGCTCCCCGGGTCACCGTCATCGCCGGCGAGGAGGCCCATGCGACGCTCCTGGTCGCCCTGAGAATGCTCGGATTCGGCACGGGAAACGTGTTGTCCGTCCCCGCCGACGGGCAGGGCAGGATGATCCCGGAAAAAGCGGAGGACGCCCTGAGGGCAGCCTCCGGCCCGGTGATTCTCTGCCTTCAGGCCGGCAACGTGAACACCGGTGCCTTCGATCCCTGCGCCCGGATCATCCCGGCCGCTCGGGCGAAGGGAGCCTGGGTTCACGTGGACGGAGCCTTCGGCCTCTGGGGACGAATGCTGCCGTCCCTCAAAACCCATACGGACGGCGTTGAACTCGCCGATTCCTGGGCCACGGACGCCCACAAGTGGCTGAACGTCCCCTACGACTCGGGGATCGCGGTGGTGAGACACAGCGCCGCCCACAGGGCTTCCATGGCGCTGAACGCCCCGTACTATATCGCCGGGGAGGGAGAGGTGCGGGATCCTTCCCAGTGGGTCCCCGAGTCCTCAAGGAGGGCCCGGGGCTTCCCCCTGTACTGCGGCCTGAAGAGCCTGGGCAGGAAGGGCGTCCGGGAGATGGTGGAGCGGAACTGCCGGCAGGCACGGCTCATGGCATTGCTCCTGTCGGAGGACCCCATGGTCACCATTCTCAACGACGTGGTGCTGAACCAGGTCCTCGTCAGGTTTTCCTGCCCCGGATCCGACAGTGACGCCTTCACCCGCACGGTCACGGCACAGGTGCAGGAAGAGGGCACCTGCTGGGCCGGGGGAAGCGTCTGGAAGGGGATGGCCGCCATGCGCATCTCCGTGTCGAACTGGTTCACGTCCGACGACGACATTTTCCGGTCCGCCGAGGCCATACGGTCCGTCCTCGGAAAGGCGGCCCGAAGCGGGAGGTAA
- a CDS encoding carbon-nitrogen hydrolase family protein produces the protein MGLKRGVVRAAVVQAAPVIMDKRGTMERIRKLTGEAAGQGARIILFPEAFIPCYPRGLSFGSVVGNRSMGGRKDWARYYENSIDVPGPETEELGKLAAESGAYLSIGVMERDGGTLFCTLLYFGPDGSLLAKHRKLKPTGSERLIWGEGDGSTLAAVNTPYGVMSGLICWENYMPLARAAIYGRNPSIYLAPTADQREGWQCSMRHIALEGRCFVLSCNQFVTKDMYPRDLQCYGDLESQPDILCRGGSAIIDPLGNYLAGPSWDREEILCADLDLSAVVEARYDFDVTGHYARPDVFTLLVNGEPLRGIDYSGDTFLPGEALPE, from the coding sequence ATGGGACTGAAGAGAGGCGTCGTACGGGCGGCCGTAGTGCAGGCCGCACCGGTAATCATGGACAAGAGGGGGACCATGGAACGGATCCGTAAGCTCACGGGGGAGGCGGCCGGACAGGGGGCGAGGATCATCCTCTTCCCCGAGGCCTTCATCCCCTGCTACCCGAGGGGGCTCTCCTTCGGCTCGGTGGTGGGAAACCGCTCCATGGGAGGACGGAAGGACTGGGCCCGGTATTACGAAAACTCCATCGACGTTCCCGGCCCGGAGACCGAAGAGCTCGGGAAACTGGCGGCGGAGAGCGGGGCCTACCTTTCCATCGGCGTGATGGAGCGGGACGGGGGAACCCTTTTCTGTACCCTGCTGTATTTCGGTCCCGACGGTTCCCTCCTGGCGAAGCATCGGAAACTGAAGCCCACAGGGAGCGAGCGGCTCATCTGGGGCGAGGGGGACGGCAGCACCCTTGCGGCGGTGAACACCCCCTACGGCGTCATGAGCGGCCTCATCTGCTGGGAGAACTACATGCCCCTCGCCCGGGCCGCCATTTACGGCCGGAACCCCTCCATATACCTCGCCCCCACCGCCGACCAGCGGGAGGGATGGCAGTGCTCCATGCGACACATCGCCCTCGAGGGACGGTGCTTCGTGCTGTCCTGCAACCAGTTCGTCACGAAGGACATGTATCCCCGGGATCTCCAGTGTTACGGGGACCTCGAATCCCAGCCGGACATTCTGTGCCGGGGCGGCAGCGCCATCATCGATCCCCTCGGAAATTACCTTGCAGGCCCCTCCTGGGACCGGGAGGAGATCCTCTGCGCCGACCTTGACCTTTCGGCGGTGGTGGAAGCCCGCTACGACTTCGACGTTACGGGACACTACGCCCGGCCCGACGTGTTCACCCTCCTGGTGAACGGCGAGCCCCTGCGGGGAATCGACTATTCCGGGGACACCTTCCTGCCGGGGGAGGCTCTGCCCGAATGA
- a CDS encoding FprA family A-type flavoprotein gives MKKRAMRGGIFLMGAVDWNRRLFDSLIPLPEGTSYNAYLVEGSEKTALIDTADPALEHVLLAQLEDVKKIDYIISLHTEQDHSGAIPTLLAKYPEARVVCSTKAKELLQDHLHIDGGIIDAMEDGQTLSLGNRTFKFIHTPWVHWPETMCAYLQEEKILFSCDFFGSHLATSDMFAGESPAIYEGAKRYYAEIMMPFRSIIRNNMKKLEGYEFDMIAPSHGPVYDKPDFILDAYRDWISDRVSNFVAIPYISMHGSTEIMVDRLLDALVERGVKVQKYELSVTDIGKLAIDLVDAATIVIGTPTVHFGPHPAVFSATHLANALRPKLKYAAIIGSYGWGTKAVEQISGLIPNLKVEVLGTVLCKGKPRAEDLAALDALADAIAEKHRAL, from the coding sequence ATGAAGAAAAGAGCCATGCGCGGCGGCATCTTCCTCATGGGTGCCGTGGACTGGAACCGCCGGCTTTTCGACTCTCTCATCCCCCTCCCCGAGGGTACCAGCTACAACGCATACCTGGTGGAGGGCTCCGAGAAGACCGCCCTGATCGATACCGCCGACCCGGCCCTGGAACACGTTCTGCTGGCCCAGCTGGAGGACGTGAAGAAGATCGACTACATCATCTCCCTCCACACCGAGCAGGACCACTCGGGGGCCATTCCCACGCTGCTCGCGAAATACCCTGAAGCGAGGGTGGTCTGCTCCACGAAGGCGAAGGAACTGCTCCAGGACCACCTCCACATCGACGGCGGCATCATCGACGCCATGGAGGACGGCCAGACCCTCTCCCTGGGGAACCGAACCTTCAAGTTCATCCACACCCCCTGGGTCCATTGGCCGGAGACCATGTGCGCCTACCTCCAGGAGGAGAAAATCCTGTTCTCCTGCGACTTCTTCGGCTCCCACCTGGCCACGTCCGACATGTTCGCCGGCGAGAGCCCGGCCATCTACGAGGGCGCCAAGCGGTACTACGCCGAGATCATGATGCCCTTCCGGTCCATCATCCGAAACAACATGAAGAAGCTCGAGGGCTACGAGTTCGACATGATTGCCCCGAGCCACGGCCCCGTCTACGACAAGCCCGATTTCATCCTGGACGCCTACCGTGACTGGATCTCCGACAGGGTGTCCAATTTCGTGGCCATCCCCTACATCTCCATGCACGGAAGCACGGAGATCATGGTGGACCGCCTGCTCGACGCCCTGGTGGAGCGGGGAGTGAAGGTCCAGAAGTACGAACTTTCCGTCACCGACATCGGCAAGCTGGCCATCGACCTGGTGGACGCGGCCACCATCGTCATCGGCACGCCCACCGTCCACTTCGGTCCCCACCCGGCGGTCTTCTCGGCCACCCACCTGGCGAACGCCCTCCGGCCGAAGCTGAAGTACGCCGCCATCATCGGCTCCTACGGATGGGGTACCAAGGCGGTGGAGCAGATCTCCGGACTGATCCCCAACCTGAAGGTGGAGGTTCTCGGCACGGTCCTGTGCAAGGGCAAGCCCCGGGCGGAGGACCTGGCCGCCCTGGACGCGCTGGCCGACGCCATCGCCGAGAAGCACAGGGCGCTCTAG
- a CDS encoding class I SAM-dependent RNA methyltransferase, whose protein sequence is MYREDHVTLPPGCAAACGACPEGPYSLSESLARKRARTERALTAWKGCIEDVLSVSADNRLGYRDRTALSARWDGREGWLFGMEGVRQGVPYPLRFQRPRPFVSLLECPVHTPRVREILKALASGLPPDEPAGTFPLAFAAVSGAQCTLVFKTKKDPGDGWLFSAAGGVSLASLLERAGLEGLWVHLHPAAGVRLFAKGGWRLAWGISRSRDSRGLLYGPGSFSQLLTELHERSLAEAREFLRPGTGNAVLDLYCGTGASMALWQASGAAVLGVEAGGEAVECARINVPGAEVLRGACADRLPQAEAFLGRFRPEERLVYANPPRTGLEPPVAEVLAGRLRPGGLAYLSCSPGTLSRDLSLLEEAGFGVRRLLPFDFFPRTAAVEVLALLDGPGRTGEPISG, encoded by the coding sequence ATGTACCGGGAAGACCATGTCACCCTGCCTCCGGGTTGTGCCGCTGCCTGCGGCGCCTGTCCCGAAGGGCCCTATTCCCTCAGTGAGTCGCTGGCGAGGAAGAGGGCCCGGACCGAGCGGGCCCTGACGGCGTGGAAGGGCTGCATTGAAGACGTCCTTTCCGTTTCTGCGGATAACCGCCTGGGCTACCGGGACAGGACCGCCCTTTCTGCCCGGTGGGACGGTCGGGAAGGATGGCTCTTCGGCATGGAGGGTGTGCGGCAGGGAGTGCCCTACCCGCTGCGCTTCCAGCGGCCCCGGCCCTTCGTCTCCCTTCTGGAGTGCCCTGTCCACACCCCCCGGGTCAGGGAAATCCTGAAGGCGCTGGCGTCCGGGCTTCCTCCCGACGAGCCGGCGGGAACCTTCCCCCTGGCCTTTGCCGCCGTTTCCGGCGCCCAGTGCACCCTCGTCTTCAAGACGAAAAAAGACCCCGGCGACGGATGGCTCTTCTCCGCCGCGGGAGGGGTTTCCCTCGCCTCCCTGCTGGAAAGGGCCGGCCTCGAAGGCCTGTGGGTTCACCTGCACCCGGCTGCGGGGGTGCGTCTCTTCGCAAAGGGAGGATGGAGGCTTGCCTGGGGTATCTCCCGCTCGCGGGATTCCAGGGGGCTGCTCTACGGCCCGGGGTCCTTCTCCCAGCTTCTGACGGAGCTCCATGAGCGCTCCCTCGCCGAAGCCCGGGAGTTTCTCCGCCCCGGTACGGGAAATGCCGTCCTGGACCTGTACTGCGGCACGGGAGCCAGCATGGCCCTGTGGCAGGCCTCGGGGGCTGCCGTTCTCGGGGTGGAGGCCGGAGGAGAAGCGGTGGAGTGCGCCCGGATCAACGTTCCGGGCGCGGAGGTCCTGAGAGGGGCCTGCGCGGACCGTCTTCCCCAGGCGGAGGCGTTTTTGGGCCGTTTCCGGCCGGAAGAACGGCTCGTGTACGCCAACCCGCCCCGGACAGGGCTCGAGCCCCCTGTGGCGGAAGTCCTCGCGGGGAGGCTCCGGCCCGGGGGGCTCGCCTATCTGTCCTGCAGTCCCGGAACCCTCTCCCGGGACCTGTCGCTCCTCGAAGAGGCCGGTTTTGGGGTGCGGCGCCTTCTCCCCTTCGATTTCTTCCCCCGGACCGCCGCGGTGGAGGTGCTCGCCCTTCTGGACGGCCCGGGGAGGACGGGGGAGCCTATCTCCGGATGA
- a CDS encoding sodium:solute symporter family protein, giving the protein MQLFILVTYILILYGISWYASKLIQKGKGGAVQYLLAGRNLPTVVVAAMLAGLAIGGASTVGVAEHAYKVGLSAGWYNAAWGTAGIIVGLFVADYFRRMEVNTIPEMMERMYGKQARMISVLAQLLIMMVITSLQYVAGGAVLTALMPSVFTFQTGMLVTAVLFVGITFIGGYWGAGLTNVVNVVVIYGGILAALRSSSEVFGGMESIAASLPAGGPWFDFFSGTGIALITSWMVVMITQGFSVQAISQIAFAAKDGRAARHGYILGGLVILPAGFLCALFGIIAAAKFPNLEKAALALPTIMTNISPVVGGIFLAALWAAGISTAVGLLLGSSTLVMQDVWKRFFPKTVTEKNEVFLSRLTVLGFSAVTYFLALTSVGILRTITTALAITASFTLLIVANIFWPKYCKKEAGFWTILASVLVWLAWTLFPQVRVVPHVVYLEWPVCLAVFALAYRFGTEPADSIIRR; this is encoded by the coding sequence ATGCAGCTGTTCATCCTGGTGACGTACATCCTGATCCTCTACGGCATCTCCTGGTACGCTTCGAAGCTCATCCAAAAGGGCAAGGGGGGCGCCGTCCAGTACCTCCTCGCCGGGCGGAATCTCCCCACTGTGGTGGTGGCCGCCATGCTCGCGGGGCTTGCCATCGGAGGAGCCTCCACGGTCGGCGTGGCCGAACACGCCTACAAGGTGGGCCTCTCCGCCGGGTGGTACAACGCCGCCTGGGGAACGGCGGGCATCATCGTCGGCCTCTTCGTGGCGGACTACTTCCGCCGCATGGAAGTGAACACCATCCCCGAGATGATGGAACGGATGTACGGAAAGCAGGCCCGGATGATCAGCGTCCTCGCCCAGCTCCTCATCATGATGGTCATCACCTCCCTGCAGTACGTGGCGGGAGGGGCGGTCCTCACGGCCCTCATGCCCTCCGTGTTCACCTTCCAGACGGGAATGCTGGTGACCGCCGTTCTCTTCGTTGGGATCACCTTCATCGGCGGCTACTGGGGCGCGGGGCTCACCAACGTGGTGAACGTGGTGGTGATCTACGGCGGCATCCTGGCAGCCCTCCGGAGCTCATCCGAGGTCTTCGGCGGCATGGAGTCCATCGCGGCGAGCCTGCCCGCCGGCGGCCCCTGGTTCGATTTCTTCTCAGGAACGGGCATCGCCCTCATCACCTCCTGGATGGTGGTCATGATCACCCAGGGCTTCTCGGTCCAGGCCATCTCCCAGATCGCCTTCGCGGCGAAGGATGGCCGGGCCGCCCGGCACGGCTACATTCTCGGCGGCCTGGTGATCCTTCCCGCGGGCTTCCTCTGCGCCCTCTTCGGCATCATCGCGGCGGCGAAGTTCCCCAACCTCGAGAAGGCCGCCCTCGCCCTGCCCACAATCATGACCAACATCTCGCCCGTGGTGGGGGGCATCTTCCTCGCGGCCCTCTGGGCGGCGGGCATCTCCACGGCGGTGGGGCTGCTCCTGGGAAGCTCCACCCTGGTGATGCAGGACGTATGGAAGCGCTTCTTCCCGAAGACCGTAACGGAGAAGAACGAAGTGTTCCTCTCCAGGCTCACCGTGCTGGGCTTCAGCGCGGTCACCTACTTCCTGGCCCTCACGTCGGTGGGGATCCTCAGGACCATCACCACGGCCCTGGCCATCACCGCGTCCTTCACGCTGCTCATCGTGGCCAACATCTTCTGGCCGAAGTACTGCAAAAAGGAGGCAGGCTTCTGGACGATCCTGGCGTCGGTGCTGGTCTGGCTCGCCTGGACCCTCTTCCCCCAGGTGCGGGTGGTCCCCCACGTGGTCTACCTCGAATGGCCGGTCTGCCTGGCGGTCTTCGCCCTGGCGTACCGCTTCGGCACTGAACCGGCGGACAGCATCATCCGGAGATAG
- a CDS encoding N-acyl-D-amino-acid deacylase family protein — protein sequence MLDLALRNCRVLDGTGAPWFRAEVGISGDKIVRVTKRLDEEAFQSFDLEGQVLCPGFIDMHTHSDLRLFSTPEEDAKIMQGITTAVLGQDGLSVAPLSPGEIPMMKQRLVGLDGSWEEWSWNTMGEYLSAIDRAQPATNSAMLVPHGAVRASVVGWQNRPASGDEIREMVRITGRAMEEGAFGFSTGLIYPPCLYAEEKEFVALAREAAAWGGFFVVHMRNEQDYIEDALNEVITICTKAECPLHISHLKIAGKKNWGRAGRVLQLLDNARSKGLEVTFDQYPYTAGSTMLDALIPPVFHADGQKKMLEYIGDPSVRQKIREMTDGTDGTPWENWVGSCGWDGILINSVGSEKNRWVEGKNMAEIAAASSMDPVDALCDLLVEEAGTATMTQFYGCEEDVETIISHESMLFCSDSIVGGKPHPRAYSSTARILGRYVRERGKLSLAQAVRRMTSGPAARLGLQDRGIVREGMKADLVAFDPAAVGDRGTYQDPVRYPAGFSMTVVSGHVAMMDGELTGARAGGALRRR from the coding sequence ATGCTGGATCTTGCTTTAAGGAACTGCCGGGTTCTGGACGGCACAGGAGCCCCGTGGTTCAGGGCAGAGGTGGGAATATCAGGCGATAAGATCGTTCGGGTGACAAAAAGGCTCGACGAGGAGGCATTTCAGTCTTTTGACCTGGAAGGGCAGGTTCTCTGTCCGGGGTTTATCGACATGCACACCCACTCGGACCTTCGCCTTTTTTCCACTCCTGAAGAAGATGCCAAGATCATGCAGGGCATTACCACAGCAGTGCTGGGCCAGGACGGGCTCTCCGTGGCGCCTCTTTCGCCCGGGGAAATACCTATGATGAAGCAGCGGCTTGTAGGCCTTGACGGCTCCTGGGAAGAATGGAGCTGGAACACAATGGGCGAATACCTCTCGGCAATCGACAGGGCTCAGCCTGCAACGAACTCTGCCATGCTGGTACCCCACGGTGCGGTTCGCGCCTCCGTGGTGGGGTGGCAGAACAGGCCGGCGTCCGGCGATGAGATCCGCGAGATGGTCCGCATCACCGGCAGAGCAATGGAAGAAGGGGCATTCGGCTTCTCGACAGGTCTTATATATCCACCCTGTCTTTATGCGGAAGAGAAGGAATTCGTAGCCCTGGCCAGGGAGGCGGCAGCCTGGGGAGGATTTTTCGTCGTCCACATGAGAAACGAGCAGGACTATATCGAAGATGCCCTGAACGAGGTAATCACTATTTGCACAAAAGCTGAATGTCCGCTGCATATTTCGCACCTCAAGATCGCGGGAAAAAAGAACTGGGGGAGAGCGGGACGCGTTCTGCAGCTTCTCGACAACGCACGAAGCAAGGGGCTGGAGGTGACCTTCGACCAGTACCCCTACACTGCGGGGAGCACCATGCTCGACGCCCTTATTCCTCCGGTTTTCCACGCCGACGGGCAGAAAAAGATGCTTGAATATATCGGTGATCCATCAGTCAGGCAAAAGATACGGGAAATGACGGATGGAACAGACGGCACCCCATGGGAGAACTGGGTGGGCTCCTGCGGCTGGGACGGTATCCTCATTAATTCCGTCGGTTCGGAGAAAAACCGCTGGGTGGAAGGGAAAAACATGGCGGAGATTGCCGCGGCATCCTCCATGGATCCTGTGGATGCCCTCTGCGATCTTCTCGTTGAGGAAGCGGGCACTGCGACGATGACCCAGTTCTACGGATGCGAGGAGGACGTGGAAACAATAATAAGCCATGAATCCATGCTGTTCTGCTCTGACAGTATCGTGGGAGGAAAGCCGCACCCGAGGGCTTACAGTTCGACTGCCCGGATTCTCGGCCGCTATGTGAGGGAGAGAGGAAAGCTCAGCCTGGCACAGGCGGTGCGCAGGATGACTTCAGGTCCCGCCGCCCGACTGGGGCTCCAGGACAGGGGTATTGTCAGGGAGGGGATGAAAGCCGACCTGGTGGCCTTTGATCCTGCGGCAGTCGGCGACAGAGGGACGTACCAGGATCCTGTCCGCTACCCTGCGGGCTTCTCCATGACAGTCGTTTCCGGCCATGTTGCCATGATGGACGGAGAGCTCACCGGAGCCAGGGCTGGGGGGGCCCTCCGAAGGCGCTGA